The following are encoded together in the Oncorhynchus gorbuscha isolate QuinsamMale2020 ecotype Even-year linkage group LG03, OgorEven_v1.0, whole genome shotgun sequence genome:
- the LOC124021724 gene encoding stathmin-3-like has product MASTVSAYTEKIKEMSMMSLICSCLYPQTSYPTTNYQFGDLEVKPINKRLSGQSFEVILKSPTDLSPDRPSPLASPPALTSPPKRDISLDELQGRLEAAEERRKSQEAQVLRHLAERREHEKEVLHKAMEENNNFSKMAEEKLNSKMEAKKANREAYLNSLKQRLREKEMHAAEVRRNKELQADLSG; this is encoded by the exons ATGGCGAGCACAGTATCAG CCTACACAGAGAAGATCAAGGAAATGTCCATGATGTCTCTCATCTGCTCCTGCCTATACCCCCAGACATCATACCCCACCACCAACTACCAATTTGGAG aCCTGGAGGTGAAGCCCATCAACAAGCGACTGTCGGGCCAGTCCTTTGAGGTGATCCTGAAGTCCCCCACCGACCTGTCCCCGGACAGGCCCAGTCCCCTTGCCTCTCCCCCCGCCCTGACCTCACCCCCCAAGAGGGACATCTCCCTGGATGAGCTGCAGGGGAGGCTGGAGGccgctgaggagaggaggaag TCCCAGGAGGCTCAGGTGCTGAGGCATTTGGCTGAGCGGAGGGAGCATGAGAAGGAGGTGCTGCACAAGGCCATGGAAGAGAACAACAACTTCAGCAAGATGGCGGAAGAGAAGCTCAACTCCAAAATGGAGGCGAAGAAAGCGAACCGGGAGGCATACCTGAACTCACTGAAGCAGCGGCTCCGTGAGAAG GAGATGCATGCAGCCGAAGTGCGCCGGAACAAGGAGCTGCAAGCAGACCTTTCTGGATAA
- the LOC124031861 gene encoding glucocorticoid modulatory element-binding protein 2-like isoform X1, protein MLSLAHNCVFISLSETSTSLMASSEVNVHVEEVVVVTTPDGAGEGSAAEVKTVLVATELTQPGEELADGSIESETDATTTLTKEAILVKLSGEMDVEADVVYPVTCGDVKATLVWKKFVCPGINIKCVQFNEHLISPKEFVYMAGKSTLKDWKRAIRVNGTMIRKIMDSGELDFYQHSKVCSNTCRSTKIDLVGTRVSLRSQQSTDYVPVTPSSADMNGSQATFPTEVSSDETTEWVTAIGEDSVTFWRGLKEAGLLEEVVEDFQKEIQEVLKGMQERITEPPLQVNDAVLLNNIVQNFGMLDLVKKVLASHKSQMDRYREQYSRSLVALEQQCDEHRKRAKELKSKSQHLNNVLMNLTPVATPPTPKRPRLTRAVSGPAVMSSAPTQITLPLTQLTGLPAGCKVLSMGGAVGAGQQTYTVLTSPVGELGPDASNLTVLSSAAAVQEGAAATTAFIKMVSPGYQLITLPAALGTQLQGFAGGTLQGTPTMVAMPMGNNALQGMAAITALDTQVDVQVQEAKETVEVES, encoded by the exons ATGTTATCATTAGCACACAACTGTGTCTTCATATCACTTAGTGAGACCTCAACCTCCCTCATGGCATCATCTGAGGTCAATGTTCATGTGGAGGAGGTGGTAGTCGTGACAACGCCGGATGGAGCAGGGGAGGGCTCAGCTGCCGAAGTGAAGACTGTGCTGGTGGCTACAGAGCTGACACAACCGGG GGAGGAACTTGCAGATGGAAGCATTGAGTCTGAAACCGATGCCACCACCACTCTGACAAAGGAGGCAATcttag TGAAGCTGTCAGGTGAGATGGATGTGGAGGCTGACGTGGTCTACCCGGTCACCTGTGGGGACGTGAAGGCCACTCTGGTCTGGAAGAAGTTTGTTTGTCCAGGCATCAACATCAAATGTGTCCAA TTCAATGAGCATCTCATCAGTCCCAAGGAGTTTGTCTATATGGCTGGGAAATCTACACTGAAAGACTGGAAGAGAGCCATCCGAGTGAACGGCACAATGATCAG GAAAATCATGGACTCTGGCGAGCTGGATTTCTACCAGCACTCCAAAGTGTGCTCCAACACATGCCGCAGTACCAAGATTGACCTAGTGGGGACCAGAGTGTCACTCAGAAGCCAGCAGTCCACCGACTACGTCCCTGTCACCCCCTCCTCAGCTGaca TGAACGGATCACAGGCCACGTTTCCAACAGAAGTATCATCAGACGAGACCACAGAATGGGTCACGGCCATAGGAG AGGACTCTGTGACGTTCTGGAGGGGTCTGAAGGAGGCAGGGCtgctggaggaggtggtggaggactTCCAGAAGGAGATCCAGGAGGTGCTAAAGGGCATGCAGGAGCGCATCACCGAGCCTCCCCTGCAAGTTAATG ACGCTGTGCTGCTGAACAACATAGTGCAGAACTTTGGCATGCTCGACCTGGTTAAGAAGGTGCTGGCCAGTCACAAGAGCCAGATGGACCGATATAGGGAGCAGTATTCACGCAGTCTTGTCG CTCTGGAGCAGCAGTGTGACGAGCACAGGAAACGTGCCAAGGAGCTGAAAAGCAAATCCCAACACCTCAACAATGTCCTCATGAACCTGACTCCCGTGGCCACGCCACCCACGCCGAAACGCCCCCGCCTCACCCGCGCCGTCTCAGGCCCCGCCGTTATGTCCAGCGCCCCAACCCAGATCACCCTGCCCCTCACCCAGCTCACGGGCCTGCCTGCTGGGTGCAAAGTTCTCTCGATGGGTGGCGCGGTTGGTGCCGGCCAGCAGACCTACACGGTGCTGACATCCCCCGTGGGCGAGTTGGGCCCAGATGCCTCCAATCTGACGGTACTCTCTTCAGCCGCCGCCGTTCAGGAGGGCGCCGCCGCCACAACGGCCTTCATCAAGATGGTCAGCCCGGGCTACCAGCTAATCACGCTGCCTGCCGCGCTGGGAACCCAGCTACAGGGCTTTGCAGGGGGCACGCTCCAGGGCACCCCCACCATGGTGGCAATGCCCATGGGTAACAATGCGCTGCAGGGTATGGCAGCAATAACGGCATTGGATACACAGGTGGACGTTCAGGTGCAGGAAGCCAAGGAGACGGTGGAggtggagagttag
- the LOC124031861 gene encoding glucocorticoid modulatory element-binding protein 2-like isoform X2 yields MASSEVNVHVEEVVVVTTPDGAGEGSAAEVKTVLVATELTQPGEELADGSIESETDATTTLTKEAILVKLSGEMDVEADVVYPVTCGDVKATLVWKKFVCPGINIKCVQFNEHLISPKEFVYMAGKSTLKDWKRAIRVNGTMIRKIMDSGELDFYQHSKVCSNTCRSTKIDLVGTRVSLRSQQSTDYVPVTPSSADMNGSQATFPTEVSSDETTEWVTAIGEDSVTFWRGLKEAGLLEEVVEDFQKEIQEVLKGMQERITEPPLQVNDAVLLNNIVQNFGMLDLVKKVLASHKSQMDRYREQYSRSLVALEQQCDEHRKRAKELKSKSQHLNNVLMNLTPVATPPTPKRPRLTRAVSGPAVMSSAPTQITLPLTQLTGLPAGCKVLSMGGAVGAGQQTYTVLTSPVGELGPDASNLTVLSSAAAVQEGAAATTAFIKMVSPGYQLITLPAALGTQLQGFAGGTLQGTPTMVAMPMGNNALQGMAAITALDTQVDVQVQEAKETVEVES; encoded by the exons ATGGCATCATCTGAGGTCAATGTTCATGTGGAGGAGGTGGTAGTCGTGACAACGCCGGATGGAGCAGGGGAGGGCTCAGCTGCCGAAGTGAAGACTGTGCTGGTGGCTACAGAGCTGACACAACCGGG GGAGGAACTTGCAGATGGAAGCATTGAGTCTGAAACCGATGCCACCACCACTCTGACAAAGGAGGCAATcttag TGAAGCTGTCAGGTGAGATGGATGTGGAGGCTGACGTGGTCTACCCGGTCACCTGTGGGGACGTGAAGGCCACTCTGGTCTGGAAGAAGTTTGTTTGTCCAGGCATCAACATCAAATGTGTCCAA TTCAATGAGCATCTCATCAGTCCCAAGGAGTTTGTCTATATGGCTGGGAAATCTACACTGAAAGACTGGAAGAGAGCCATCCGAGTGAACGGCACAATGATCAG GAAAATCATGGACTCTGGCGAGCTGGATTTCTACCAGCACTCCAAAGTGTGCTCCAACACATGCCGCAGTACCAAGATTGACCTAGTGGGGACCAGAGTGTCACTCAGAAGCCAGCAGTCCACCGACTACGTCCCTGTCACCCCCTCCTCAGCTGaca TGAACGGATCACAGGCCACGTTTCCAACAGAAGTATCATCAGACGAGACCACAGAATGGGTCACGGCCATAGGAG AGGACTCTGTGACGTTCTGGAGGGGTCTGAAGGAGGCAGGGCtgctggaggaggtggtggaggactTCCAGAAGGAGATCCAGGAGGTGCTAAAGGGCATGCAGGAGCGCATCACCGAGCCTCCCCTGCAAGTTAATG ACGCTGTGCTGCTGAACAACATAGTGCAGAACTTTGGCATGCTCGACCTGGTTAAGAAGGTGCTGGCCAGTCACAAGAGCCAGATGGACCGATATAGGGAGCAGTATTCACGCAGTCTTGTCG CTCTGGAGCAGCAGTGTGACGAGCACAGGAAACGTGCCAAGGAGCTGAAAAGCAAATCCCAACACCTCAACAATGTCCTCATGAACCTGACTCCCGTGGCCACGCCACCCACGCCGAAACGCCCCCGCCTCACCCGCGCCGTCTCAGGCCCCGCCGTTATGTCCAGCGCCCCAACCCAGATCACCCTGCCCCTCACCCAGCTCACGGGCCTGCCTGCTGGGTGCAAAGTTCTCTCGATGGGTGGCGCGGTTGGTGCCGGCCAGCAGACCTACACGGTGCTGACATCCCCCGTGGGCGAGTTGGGCCCAGATGCCTCCAATCTGACGGTACTCTCTTCAGCCGCCGCCGTTCAGGAGGGCGCCGCCGCCACAACGGCCTTCATCAAGATGGTCAGCCCGGGCTACCAGCTAATCACGCTGCCTGCCGCGCTGGGAACCCAGCTACAGGGCTTTGCAGGGGGCACGCTCCAGGGCACCCCCACCATGGTGGCAATGCCCATGGGTAACAATGCGCTGCAGGGTATGGCAGCAATAACGGCATTGGATACACAGGTGGACGTTCAGGTGCAGGAAGCCAAGGAGACGGTGGAggtggagagttag